Within Triticum dicoccoides isolate Atlit2015 ecotype Zavitan chromosome 1B, WEW_v2.0, whole genome shotgun sequence, the genomic segment TCACATGGTTGTTGGGGCCCACGTAAAAGTAGACGGCCCAGATTATTCCTTGGGAATCCGCTACCACCCCCAACGCCAGTGAGCTCAGCATCTCCACCTCCTTGTCCTCCTCCCCCGTCGTCTCCGGCTCCGACTTCGACCAGAGGAAGGAAGGCAGGCAGGGGCGGCGGGGCCGATCGATCCTTCCCCGAACCTCACACGCGCCGCAGAAACTTCCAGAAGCCGGTCCAATCCCATCCTCTTCGGCGGCCGACCAGCCAGCCAGATTCTCCTGATCCAAGGAGGGAGGGAGATGGGCCAGGCCTTTCGCAAGCTCTTCGATGCCTTCTTCGGCAACAAGGAGATGCGGGTGCGCCCTCTTTTCTCCTCTCTTCTCCTAATCAGTTTGTTGGGCGAATGGATCGATCGACCGACTTTAAGAATGAATCAGAGCACACATCGATCCGCTCCTCCTTTGATTTAGTTTCATATATGATTCTGTCTGATTTGATTTTTCTCATCCTGAATACATACTATTGAGGAGCTAGCAGATTTCACATATCAACCATGTGATGTGATGATGCTCGCTTTCTTACTAGCTGCTTTTCTGTCATGTTAGTTTGCTATTTTCATCGCACCATGTATGCAAGATCCAAGTTAATTCGCTGTGCTCCTCGATTCTAATGGAGCGGCCTGTTGCCTTATGCTAGGTGGTGATGCTTGGGTTGGATGCAGCCGGTAAAACCACCATACTCTACAAGCTACACATTGGCGAAGTACTCTCCACCGTCCCCACCATTGGTACAACATACCTGCCTGCCTATCTCTTAACTCAGTAACTAATTTTGGGCTCATGCACTGTGCTTCCATCCGACTAAACACCAAGCCCTTGAACTACTTTGCTAATTAATCCGTTCGTGGGCAGGTTTCAATGTTGAGAAGGTTCAGTACAAGAATGTAgtgttcactgtgtgggatgtgggCGGCCAGGAGAAATTGAGGCCCTTGTGGAGGCACTACTTCAACAACACGGATGCTCTGGTCATTACTCTCATTCCATATGCTTGCATGTTGTTTCGTTGTATTTTAAGTAGCAATTCAACATAGGAACATATAGGACTACTAAAGCTATAAATTCCTTTCCTCCAGTTAGTTGTTCCATTTTTACTTGCTTCTCTTTTGTGCCTATCTGATTTATAAACAAGTTCAGTAGCAGTCACCAGGAAAGATGGTCAATTAGCTTATCTACCATGGATATTTGCATAGGTTAGTGCCCTTAGCTGCTGAGCCACCAAAAACAGACATGGTAGAATTGTTAGCCAAACAGGATAAGTGTCTGGATGTTACTACACATCTCCCTACCTAGCCCAGGACCTTCATCTTAGTGGATCATGCTAGAACTCGCCTTTGATTTATTGATGGGGCACAGTGATTTGTGATATGACACTGCTTTCTTGAGATGTaagctttctctgtttcttttgttaaCTTGCAGATCTATGTGGTTGATTCCCTCGACAGGGATAGAATTGGAAGAGCCAGGGCTGAATTTCAGGTTTTTGGCATTTCTTATCGAGAACCTGTTCCTGTTTCTGTGGTAATATCTGTTGTGATATGTGCTCTAACTTACTGTAATCTATTATCTCTTGCAGGCCATAATCAATGACCCATTTATGCTCAACAGTGTATTATTGGTGTTTGCTAACAAGCAAGACATGGTATGCCTGTCATGGTTTCTTTTGGTATCACGTGCACTTGTTCAAGATGGTGTGGTTTGTGTAGAATACTAGTAGATTATAATTCTCTGCCTTAAGACTGTTTTGGACTTGCTTCTTGCGTGCATATATAAAGAGTTTGCAGATTGTAGGGGATTTACATTGTTTACATATATGGACATGCTGCATTTATGTAGGGCTGAAGTAGCTTTTTGTTGATATTTTCAGTTTCACTTATGAAAAGGAAGAGTTTATTCTGGCTTAGAAAACAGGTTTATTTTCACTGCTCGTATGCTTAATCATGTAGTGTCTGTGTCCTGTGGATGCAGAGGGGAGCAATGACCCCGATGGAAGTATGCGAGGGTCTTGGTCTGTATGACCTGAACAACCGCATCTGGCACATCCAAGGCACATGTGCTCTTAAAGGCGATGGCCTGTACGAAGGCTTGGACTGGCTAGCGACGACTCTGGATGAAATGCGAGCTACAGGGCGGTTAGCTTCGACATCGGCGTAAAGAGTAACAGTGATGGATCGTCTGTGTTTCTTGGAACCTCATTTTTACTTTTTGTGTCTGCCCTGTGGGCGCCTTTTGATGTGGTCGACAGATTTGTTGTAGTATGAATGATTCACAAGAGGGGATGCGTTTCTGAAGAGGGGGTGCTCCTCCTAGTTGGAAGCGCATATCTATTCTGTTCTACTCTAGGATTGTGGGATGTAAATACTGATGTTTCTACTGATGGCATGACACGCTCAATATTTGTGGTTTAGTCTGAAGAAATCACAGTATTTACTCTACTTTGTTCATTTGTTGGGAATGACTAGCTAGAATGCCAAGGCTAAAAATGGAAAATATTGGGATGCTTTTCTTGGATTGGTGGTGTTGTGGACGTGGTGGCGTTAGCTGCTTCAAGTCCATGTCGAAGAAGCTGAAGCAAAGTGtctgtgttgtactccctccgtcccgacataagtgtctcaagcttttgggacggagggagtactaggtatGAAAATTGTGGATGATATTTCTGGGACCCCTACTATTCTGGAGTTTGGgcaatgttgttgttgttgttgtcggagTCAGCAGAAACAAAGAGATGTATTTAGAAAAGTTGCGGAGAATATCTGAAGAAATCAAGCCCTTGAAGAATCAAGATGATTTTCTTATCAGAAAGATAGGAAGAGAGTGCAATACTGTAGCTCATCATCTAGCTTTGCTAGTAGTGTAAAAAAAACGTCCTACATTATGGGACGGGGGGAGTAGAAATCAGAGTGTGAATATTGACCGGTAAGGAATTGTGCCTGAACCTATGCGCGAGCTTTTGTATCAAAAAAAATGTAATATTCCCTTAAAGAGTAATGTTAACTGAAAACTAAGAAGGAACTCCCAGCGAATGCAATCGCAGCCGTTTGATCAAGATCAAACGACGataattttttctaaaaaaaaatgcaTTCACTACAGTGAAAGTGTCATGCTAGTCTCCAGAAATTGTCACCCTCCTACAGCTACTTGTTCGTGATTGCCATCCTTCCAGCGAACGTTCGCCAACTAACTCCGTGTTACACCCCCAGGGCACTAAATAAGTAATTGGAGGATAAGGTAAAGGAGGCAGGCAAAGCGAGACGAGAGCGTAGCAGTcagcgtgagagagagagatggcagCAGGAACGGCCTGGGCGGGATGCCATCTCGCCCGCCTCCCCCACATTCCCATCTCGGTCAGCATCCCCGTGGCCGGCGCTGGCgctagcagcagcaggaggaggtgCGGgttagcggcggcggcgggggcagcagcagcagcagcgacagaCGGGCGGGTGCTGGGCCGCCGGCCCGTGGAGGACGTGTACAAGGTGCGCGTGGTGCGCGGCGCGGCGGCGCAGGAGCGGGTGGAGGCTCTGCGGGCGATGGAGACGTGGTCGACGTGGCGCACGGGGGGCCGCTGCCGCCTGGCCTGGGACTGGCAGGTAGACCAGCTCGTgtacatcgtcgccggtgaggtccGCGTGCTCCCCGCCGGGGCCACCACCGGCGAGGAGTACATGCACTTCGTGGCCGGCGACCTGGTCCGGTACCCCAAGTGGCTGGAGGCGGACCTCCACTTCGACGGGCCCTACGAGGAGCGCTACCGCTTCCTCGCCTACGGCGACGACAACTGAACCGCCCCTCCTGGACGAATCCTGCCTGTATCGTCAGTAGCCTAGCTAGCTCCTTGGTCCTTCTACTAGTTCACTGAAGCTTTCGTTCGAGTTCTAGCCATATACTATTATACTCCAGTATTTCCTTTTGTTTACCATAATACACTCCTAGCCTGGGACAAGTAGTACTGTATTTCCTAGTCGTTTGAGTTCATTCGAGAAGCACTGCACAATCTCCTTGTTGTACATTTGATGATTCGATTGACgttgctttttttttttttgagaNNNNNNNNNNNNNNNNNNNNNNNNNNNNNNNNNNNNNNNNNNNNNNNNNNNNNNNNNNNNNNNNNNNNNNNNNNNNNNNNNNNNNNNNNNNNNNNNNNNNNNNNNNNNNNNNNNNNNNNNNNNNNNNNNNNNNNNNNNNNNNNNNNNNNNNNNNNNNNNNNNNNNNNNNNNNNNNNNNNNNNNNNNNNNNNNNNNNNNNNNNNNNNNNNNNNNNNNNNNNNNNNNNNNNNNNNNNNNNNNNNNNNNNNNNNNNNNNNNNNNNNNNNNNNNNNNNNNNNNNNNNCCCAATATGCTCTATGATCAGCGCCGAAGCTCCCAAAAACAGACCATCTGAACTTCTGCAGATTGCACCCACAGCCCCGAAACGGGCTTGCCTTGGTGCGGCCGCGTCCACATTGATCTTCACGCATCCCGTGGCCGGAGCCTGCCACTGGGTTGGTCTTGCAGCTTTGACTACGGTCCTCCGAGGTTCACTTGCCTTAATATATCTCAAGTCATCAAGAAAGCTTGTGATAAATCCATAAGTAGATTGCGGTGATTGGAAGATGTCCTCATAGATCGCTTTCCTTCGTGCTCGCCAAATTGCCCACATAATAACAATCATGTGTGCAAACATATCTCCGTTCAACACTCCACTCATAGCAAAAAGCCAATCCTTGGGGTGTTCTTCCACTCTGTCCACGAGATGATGAACCAACTCCTCCGGAGCTAAGGCCCAAACGCTGCTTGACATCGGACACATAAAGAGTGCATGTCTCCAAGAGTCAACCGCCCCGCACAAAGGGCATTTGTCCTCGATGGCCATATTGCGGTGTTTGAGTAAATCAATAGTGGGCATGGAGTTTCTCGCCAATCTCCAAACGAACATGCGTAGTTTCGATGGAACCTGCATGTGCCAAATAGTACTCCACTTGTCCGCCTCCTGCTGCACAATAGAAGTTCCCAATTCGATTGACGTTGCTGGTAGCCCTCCTTCCACCGCTGGCCTTGTGTCAGCGATCCAGTACCTCCAGGCGAACCAGTGACGCGGGAATAAGCAGATCAAGTTCCGACCAGGCCTCGTCGCAAGCCTCAGCGGCCCGCTAGGCTTGCTTGGCCTGAGTGGGCCTAATTCTCTGTAACGAATACAtatatggtgtgtgtgtgtgagtgggtGGGGGTAGGCGGGCAGAACGGCTAGAAGCCGGGGCACGGCAAGCTCGTGTGGCTGAGGaactcgatcccctcctcctctgATCCCCAATTTGTAATCCGAATGCTTGAATTCCGCCATGATTGATGAGTAGAGAGAGTAGTGTTGACAATCTGGTATCAGAGACCTTCGATCCATTGGCCCTTCCGACTCACCACCGTCACACGCGGCTCGCCGACCGGTtgcgggcggcggcgatggagcgcATTCCGCCGGAGACGAAGGCCATCTATGACCTCCTTCGCGCCGACTTCGACAAGGTCAGCCGCGAGCGCGACAACACCACCGCGAAGGCCATCGCGCAACTCAACGCCAAGCTCGACCTCCTCTCCGGGCGCCTCGACGAGGTCAAGGTCTCGATCAGAGTCGACATCGACGAACTGCGGCAGGAGTTCGACAAGCCTGCACCAGCAGCGG encodes:
- the LOC119337895 gene encoding ADP-ribosylation factor-like, whose translation is MGQAFRKLFDAFFGNKEMRVVMLGLDAAGKTTILYKLHIGEVLSTVPTIGFNVEKVQYKNVVFTVWDVGGQEKLRPLWRHYFNNTDALIYVVDSLDRDRIGRARAEFQAIINDPFMLNSVLLVFANKQDMRGAMTPMEVCEGLGLYDLNNRIWHIQGTCALKGDGLYEGLDWLATTLDEMRATGRLASTSA
- the LOC119305763 gene encoding uncharacterized protein LOC119305763 → MAAGTAWAGCHLARLPHIPISVSIPVAGAGASSSRRRCGLAAAAGAAAAAATDGRVLGRRPVEDVYKVRVVRGAAAQERVEALRAMETWSTWRTGGRCRLAWDWQVDQLVYIVAGEVRVLPAGATTGEEYMHFVAGDLVRYPKWLEADLHFDGPYEERYRFLAYGDDN